In Polaribacter sp. Hel_I_88, the following proteins share a genomic window:
- a CDS encoding glycoside hydrolase family 2 protein gives MRKIIFGLLILLFFGCNSIKKDKPIQQKLHTNWQFKGIDTLDWKTAIVPGNIFTDLLHHKIIEDPFIKNNEEKVQWVSTKSWEYKTTFSLSDEVLAKKNIEINFDGLDTYAKIYINGNYQLNTDNAFRTYSIPVKELVKKENELRIVFTNTDEIEKTKSKNNPYKLPEGNRIYTRKAQFQYGWDWGPKLNTAGIWKDVSIQAWDDLKFENIFIRQQKVNKEKANLSVEIEIKSDSDKEINLFTKINSDVISSNISLKKGKHIYKIPIEILNPKLWWTHNLGKPYLYNFTFQLISDSQIKDQKTIKKGIRTIKLITEKDSIGESFYFELNGKPVYMKGANYIPQNSFQNKATSQHYEKLLSDVVESNMNMLRVWGGGIYENDIFYDLCDEKGILIWQDFMFACAMYPGDVEFLANIKEEAKQQVKRLRNHASIALWCGNNENSEGWKRWGWQANRSKEEIQDIWNDYLAVFNDILPKVVSENSETNYWETSPKYGRGNPKYKTEGDAHDWWIWHDAYPFEHLKNNVPRFMSEFGFQSFPSFETIKYINQADSINLKTAAIKSHQKHVRGFQLIDEYMARDYNIPTNDEDYVYVSQLLQAKGIVMGIEAQRRAKPYNMGTLFWQLNDCWPAISWSSIDYFGNWKALQYKSKKAFENVLISSTIKNDSIKTFVINDTFKNINGDLILKIIDFNGKEIWSDSNEIEVLENSSKNYYRFSLDKIDRNSSLLVAEFNTEKSYFYFAKPKDLQLPTGDITKKIKKTKHGFSVTLKSNVLQKDVFLFTTQKGHFSDNFFDLLPNETRIIEFKTDAKTLEDLKLKTLNNINVAY, from the coding sequence ATGCGTAAAATTATTTTTGGCTTATTAATCCTTTTATTTTTTGGCTGTAATTCAATTAAAAAAGATAAACCAATTCAGCAAAAATTACATACAAATTGGCAGTTTAAAGGAATTGATACTTTAGATTGGAAAACAGCTATTGTTCCTGGAAATATATTCACAGATTTATTACATCATAAAATTATTGAAGATCCATTTATCAAAAACAATGAAGAAAAAGTACAGTGGGTTTCTACAAAAAGCTGGGAATATAAAACTACATTTTCTCTATCTGATGAAGTTTTAGCGAAAAAAAATATTGAAATTAATTTTGATGGGTTAGATACCTATGCGAAAATTTACATTAATGGAAACTACCAACTAAACACAGATAATGCTTTTAGAACATATTCAATTCCTGTAAAAGAATTGGTAAAAAAAGAAAATGAATTACGCATCGTTTTTACAAATACTGATGAAATTGAAAAGACTAAATCTAAAAATAATCCTTATAAATTGCCTGAAGGAAATAGAATTTACACAAGGAAAGCGCAGTTTCAATATGGTTGGGATTGGGGACCGAAATTAAATACTGCTGGTATTTGGAAAGATGTTTCTATACAAGCTTGGGATGATTTAAAGTTTGAGAATATATTTATCAGACAACAAAAAGTCAACAAAGAAAAGGCTAATTTATCTGTTGAAATTGAAATTAAAAGTGATTCTGATAAAGAAATAAACCTTTTCACTAAAATTAATAGTGATGTAATTTCTTCAAACATTTCCTTAAAAAAAGGGAAACATATCTATAAAATTCCAATAGAAATATTGAATCCAAAATTGTGGTGGACACATAATTTAGGAAAACCGTATTTGTATAATTTTACTTTTCAATTGATTTCTGATTCGCAAATAAAAGATCAGAAAACAATAAAGAAAGGAATTAGAACTATAAAACTCATCACAGAAAAAGATAGTATTGGAGAATCGTTTTATTTTGAATTGAATGGAAAACCTGTTTATATGAAAGGTGCCAATTACATTCCACAAAATAGTTTTCAGAATAAAGCAACCAGTCAACATTATGAAAAATTACTTTCTGATGTTGTTGAATCTAACATGAATATGTTGCGTGTTTGGGGAGGTGGAATTTATGAAAACGATATTTTTTACGATTTATGTGATGAAAAAGGAATCTTAATTTGGCAAGATTTCATGTTTGCTTGTGCTATGTATCCTGGAGATGTCGAGTTTTTAGCAAATATTAAAGAAGAAGCTAAACAGCAAGTAAAACGTTTACGAAATCACGCTTCTATTGCTTTATGGTGTGGAAATAATGAAAATTCAGAAGGTTGGAAACGTTGGGGTTGGCAAGCAAACAGAAGCAAAGAGGAAATTCAAGATATTTGGAATGATTATTTAGCAGTTTTTAATGATATTTTGCCAAAAGTAGTTTCAGAAAATTCGGAAACTAATTATTGGGAAACTTCTCCAAAATATGGAAGAGGAAATCCGAAATATAAAACAGAAGGTGATGCTCATGATTGGTGGATTTGGCATGATGCCTACCCTTTTGAACACCTAAAAAATAATGTTCCAAGATTTATGAGCGAGTTTGGCTTTCAGTCTTTCCCAAGTTTTGAAACGATAAAATATATTAATCAAGCTGATAGCATTAATTTAAAAACAGCTGCTATAAAATCGCATCAAAAACATGTAAGAGGTTTTCAATTGATTGATGAATATATGGCTAGAGATTATAATATTCCTACAAATGACGAAGATTATGTATACGTTAGTCAGCTATTACAAGCTAAAGGAATTGTGATGGGAATTGAAGCACAAAGAAGAGCAAAACCTTATAATATGGGTACTTTATTTTGGCAATTAAACGATTGTTGGCCTGCAATTTCTTGGTCTTCTATCGATTATTTTGGCAATTGGAAAGCGCTGCAATACAAATCTAAAAAAGCTTTTGAAAATGTTTTAATATCTTCAACTATAAAAAATGATAGCATAAAAACATTTGTTATTAATGATACTTTTAAAAATATAAATGGAGATTTAATTTTAAAAATAATCGATTTTAATGGCAAAGAAATTTGGTCAGATTCTAATGAAATTGAAGTTTTAGAAAATAGCAGCAAAAATTATTATCGTTTTTCTTTGGATAAAATTGATAGAAATTCTTCACTTTTAGTGGCTGAATTCAATACTGAGAAATCATATTTCTATTTTGCAAAACCAAAAGATTTACAATTACCAACTGGAGATATTACAAAAAAAATTAAAAAAACAAAACATGGATTTTCTGTTACTCTAAAAAGTAACGTTTTACAAAAAGATGTTTTTCTATTTACTACCCAAAAAGGACATTTTTCTGATAACTTTTTTGATTTGTTACCTAATGAAACCAGGATTATTGAATTTAAAACTGATGCTAAAACTTTAGAAGATTTAAAGTTGAAAACATTAAATAATATTAATGTTGCCTACTAA
- a CDS encoding glycosyltransferase family 2 protein, protein MNLNFSIIIPVYNRPKEIDELLESLTKQDFSDDFEVLIIEDGSTEKCGAIIEKYTNQLDLKYFFKENSGAGASRNFGMQKALGNYFIILDSDVIVPTQYLSEVKKTLEINYTDAFGGPDAAHQSFTLLQKAINYSMTSFLTTGGIRGKKQAVGKFQPRSFNLGLSKKGFEKTNGFSKMKNGEDIDLTFRLWEHGFETQLIEKAFVFHKRRSSIKQFFKQTYGFGTARPILNQKYPQTSKITYLFPSLFILGFGLSFIFLILGFPQLLYFYGIYFVLIFMDSLFQNKNLQVAFLSVFTSLTQFFGYGLGFLKSFF, encoded by the coding sequence TTGAACCTCAATTTTTCCATCATCATTCCAGTGTATAATCGTCCAAAAGAAATTGACGAGTTATTAGAAAGTCTTACAAAACAAGATTTCTCTGATGATTTTGAGGTTTTAATTATTGAAGATGGTTCCACAGAAAAATGTGGAGCGATTATAGAAAAGTATACCAATCAACTTGATTTAAAATATTTTTTTAAAGAAAATAGTGGAGCAGGAGCAAGTAGAAATTTCGGAATGCAAAAAGCGTTGGGAAACTATTTCATTATTTTAGATTCAGATGTAATTGTTCCAACTCAATATCTATCAGAAGTAAAAAAAACATTAGAAATAAATTATACAGACGCTTTTGGTGGGCCTGATGCAGCACATCAAAGTTTTACATTATTACAAAAAGCTATTAATTACTCTATGACTAGTTTTTTAACTACAGGAGGAATTCGTGGTAAAAAGCAAGCAGTTGGTAAATTTCAACCCAGAAGTTTTAATTTGGGTTTGTCAAAAAAAGGATTCGAAAAAACAAATGGTTTTTCGAAAATGAAAAACGGAGAAGATATCGATTTAACATTTCGACTTTGGGAACATGGTTTTGAAACACAATTGATAGAAAAGGCATTTGTATTTCATAAAAGAAGAAGTTCCATTAAACAATTTTTTAAACAAACCTATGGTTTTGGAACTGCAAGACCAATTTTGAATCAAAAATATCCACAGACTTCAAAAATTACCTATTTGTTTCCAAGTTTGTTTATTCTAGGGTTTGGTTTAAGTTTTATTTTTTTAATTCTAGGATTTCCTCAACTTTTATATTTTTATGGAATCTATTTTGTTCTAATTTTTATGGATTCTTTATTTCAAAATAAGAATTTACAAGTAGCATTTTTAAGTGTTTTTACTTCATTAACTCAGTTTTTTGGATATGGATTAGGGTTTTTAAAAAGTTTTTTTTAG
- a CDS encoding enoyl-ACP reductase gives MYNLLKGKRGIIFGALNSQSIAWKVAERAHEEGAEFVLTNAPIALRMGELNELAQKTGSQVIAADATSIQDLENLVEKSMEILGGKIDFVLHSIGMSVNVRKGKHYTDPNYDFTTKGWDISAVSFHKTMNVLYNKEAMSEWGSIVALTYIAAQRVFPDYNDMADNKAYLESIARSFGYFFGRDYKVRVNTISQSPTPTTAGSGVKGFDGFIEYAEKMSPLGNATALECADYTITMFSDLTKKVTLQNLFHDGGFSNMGVSDPIMDKFE, from the coding sequence ATGTACAATTTACTAAAAGGAAAAAGAGGAATTATTTTTGGCGCATTAAACTCGCAATCCATTGCTTGGAAAGTTGCTGAAAGAGCACATGAAGAAGGAGCAGAATTTGTGTTAACAAATGCACCAATTGCTTTGAGAATGGGCGAATTGAATGAATTAGCGCAAAAAACAGGTTCGCAAGTTATTGCAGCAGATGCAACTTCTATCCAAGATTTAGAAAATTTGGTAGAAAAATCGATGGAGATTTTAGGAGGTAAAATCGATTTCGTTTTGCATTCTATTGGCATGTCTGTAAACGTACGAAAAGGAAAACATTACACAGATCCAAATTACGATTTCACTACAAAAGGTTGGGATATTTCTGCAGTTTCGTTTCATAAAACCATGAATGTTTTATACAACAAAGAAGCCATGTCAGAATGGGGTTCCATAGTTGCTTTAACCTATATAGCTGCTCAAAGAGTATTTCCAGATTACAATGATATGGCTGATAATAAAGCGTATTTAGAGAGTATTGCACGTAGTTTTGGTTACTTTTTTGGAAGAGACTACAAGGTTCGTGTCAATACAATTTCTCAATCGCCAACCCCAACAACAGCAGGAAGTGGTGTAAAAGGTTTTGACGGTTTTATTGAGTATGCAGAAAAAATGAGTCCTTTAGGAAATGCAACAGCTTTAGAGTGTGCAGATTATACAATTACGATGTTTTCAGATTTAACGAAGAAAGTTACGTTGCAAAACTTATTTCATGATGGAGGATTCTCAAACATGGGCGTAAGCGATCCTATAATGGATAAATTTGAGTAA
- the recN gene encoding DNA repair protein RecN translates to MLTQLSINNYALINQLTIDFSSGLSIITGETGAGKSILLGALGLVLGNRADLSSLKDTSKKCVVEAKVAIKNYNLKDFFEEVDLDYEEITIIRREILPSGKSRAFVNDTPIKLSVLNELREKLIDVHSQHQTMELSDNSFQFSIVDALAKNQDKIDSYKRGFIKLNQLKRELQGLEAVQKEANQQYDYNLHLFNELEEAKIKVDEQEELEDKLEKLNNIEDIKLNLSEALEISANDEIGLQNLLNSLDHKLSKIATFSKEYQDLSARITSVKIEVDDIVNELEDANENVEFNPNEIEEINDRLQLLYNLQKKHYASNNEDLLKVFEELSEKVSQVENAEETINNKKKEIADVAVKLDKVAELISKSRANAIPGLKKELEFLLADLGMENARFSIKIKPTKNYFANGKDELEFLFSANKGGNFGELKKVASGGELSRIMLSVKTVLSANTQLPTIIFDEIDTGVSGEVSNKIAAIMQQMSKNMQVIAITHLPQIASKGKSHYKVYKEEVKGITTTNLKQLTPEERVKEIAEMLSGKDISDSALTHAKELLTSP, encoded by the coding sequence TTGCTTACACAATTATCCATTAATAACTACGCTTTAATCAATCAATTAACCATTGATTTTTCTTCTGGTTTATCCATAATTACTGGAGAAACTGGTGCAGGAAAATCTATTTTATTAGGTGCTTTAGGATTGGTTTTAGGCAATAGAGCAGATTTATCTTCTTTAAAAGACACGTCTAAAAAATGTGTTGTAGAAGCTAAAGTTGCTATCAAAAATTATAATTTAAAAGATTTTTTTGAAGAAGTCGATTTAGATTATGAGGAAATCACAATTATTAGAAGAGAAATTTTACCTTCAGGAAAATCGCGTGCTTTTGTAAACGATACTCCTATAAAATTATCGGTTTTAAATGAGTTGAGAGAAAAATTGATTGATGTACATTCTCAGCATCAAACCATGGAATTGTCTGACAATAGTTTTCAATTTTCTATTGTAGATGCTTTGGCAAAAAATCAAGATAAAATAGATTCTTACAAGAGAGGCTTTATAAAATTGAATCAACTTAAAAGAGAATTACAAGGTTTAGAAGCTGTTCAAAAAGAAGCAAATCAACAATATGATTATAATTTGCATCTTTTTAATGAATTAGAAGAAGCGAAAATTAAAGTTGATGAGCAAGAAGAATTAGAAGACAAGTTAGAGAAACTTAACAATATCGAAGATATCAAATTAAACTTATCTGAAGCCTTAGAAATTTCTGCCAATGACGAAATTGGACTTCAAAATTTATTAAATTCTTTGGATCATAAATTGTCTAAAATTGCCACATTTTCTAAAGAATATCAAGATTTATCAGCGAGAATTACATCAGTAAAAATAGAAGTTGATGACATTGTTAATGAACTAGAAGACGCGAATGAAAACGTGGAGTTCAATCCGAATGAAATAGAAGAAATTAATGATAGATTGCAATTGTTGTACAATTTGCAAAAGAAACATTACGCTTCTAATAATGAAGATTTACTAAAGGTTTTTGAAGAATTATCAGAAAAAGTAAGTCAGGTAGAAAACGCTGAAGAAACCATCAACAACAAGAAAAAAGAAATTGCTGATGTTGCTGTGAAGTTAGATAAAGTTGCTGAATTAATTTCTAAAAGTAGAGCAAATGCAATTCCTGGTCTTAAAAAAGAATTAGAGTTTTTATTGGCAGATTTAGGCATGGAAAATGCTCGTTTTTCAATCAAAATAAAACCAACTAAAAACTATTTTGCAAACGGAAAAGACGAATTAGAATTTTTATTCTCAGCAAATAAAGGTGGTAATTTTGGCGAATTGAAAAAAGTAGCTTCTGGAGGAGAATTATCAAGAATAATGCTATCAGTAAAAACAGTTTTATCTGCAAACACACAATTACCAACCATTATTTTCGATGAAATTGACACTGGAGTTTCTGGAGAAGTTTCCAATAAAATTGCTGCAATTATGCAACAAATGAGTAAAAATATGCAAGTAATTGCTATTACACATTTACCACAAATAGCATCCAAAGGAAAAAGCCATTATAAAGTTTATAAAGAGGAAGTTAAGGGAATAACCACAACGAATTTAAAGCAATTAACACCAGAAGAAAGAGTTAAAGAAATTGCAGAAATGTTAAGTGGTAAAGACATTTCAGACTCAGCATTAACGCATGCAAAGGAGCTTTTAACAAGCCCCTAA
- a CDS encoding YkgJ family cysteine cluster protein, whose amino-acid sequence MEKRLEQLPKLAEEALQENRKYFANLKKRTPKNLDYVMQELHDAEFAKTDCLDCGNCCKTTSPIFTDKDTERISKHLKMKVVDFTNTYLQRDEDNFMVLKSSPCSFLDESDNTCFIYDVRPKACAEYPHTNRRKFIGITDLTIANTFICPATYSIVENLKKVLPLKSKTKKTRS is encoded by the coding sequence ATGGAAAAACGTTTAGAACAATTACCAAAATTAGCAGAGGAAGCTTTACAGGAAAATAGAAAATATTTTGCTAATTTAAAGAAAAGAACTCCCAAAAATTTGGACTATGTAATGCAAGAATTGCATGATGCAGAGTTTGCAAAAACGGATTGTTTAGACTGTGGAAATTGCTGTAAAACTACAAGTCCTATTTTTACAGATAAAGATACTGAGCGTATTTCTAAGCATTTAAAAATGAAAGTTGTCGATTTTACAAATACTTATTTGCAAAGAGATGAAGATAATTTTATGGTGTTAAAATCGTCTCCTTGTTCTTTTTTAGACGAATCTGATAATACTTGTTTTATATATGATGTTCGCCCAAAAGCATGTGCAGAATATCCGCACACAAATCGTAGAAAATTTATTGGGATTACAGATTTAACAATTGCAAACACGTTTATTTGTCCTGCAACATATAGTATTGTAGAAAACCTGAAAAAAGTATTGCCTTTAAAATCTAAAACAAAAAAGACAAGAAGTTAA
- a CDS encoding ATP-binding protein, which yields MKSEIERAVINVVNRKAQPNKVILLVGARRVGKTRFIKKYIGNFSSDKVLKLNGEDIDDATLLTKRSVANYKRLLNGIDLLAIDEAQHIPNIGLILKLIIDEIEGIKIIVTGSSMFDLNNQLGEPLVGRKYTIYMYPISQIEFNKYENYKITTEKLEERLLFGGYPELIHINDWRDKQEYLQEIINDYLLKDILIFQNIKKADKIYNLLRLLAFQIGNEVSLNELGNQLQISKNTVENYLDLLTKVFVIFKVEGFSKNLRKEVTKSSKWYFYDVGIRNAIIKNFTILQNRNDVGQLWENYLIVERMKKQEYQRISRNNYFWRTYDQQELDWLEEKADDLCAYEFKWSARKKVKIPTAFRKAYTNANFEVISKDNYLDFIT from the coding sequence ATGAAATCAGAAATAGAAAGAGCTGTAATTAATGTTGTTAACAGAAAAGCGCAACCTAATAAAGTAATATTATTAGTAGGTGCAAGACGTGTTGGAAAAACAAGATTTATCAAAAAATATATTGGTAATTTTTCTTCGGATAAAGTGCTAAAACTAAATGGCGAAGATATAGATGATGCAACTTTGCTAACAAAAAGAAGCGTTGCCAATTACAAACGTTTGTTAAATGGAATCGATTTATTAGCCATTGATGAAGCACAACACATCCCCAATATTGGTTTAATTTTAAAATTGATTATTGATGAAATTGAAGGAATAAAAATAATAGTTACTGGCAGTTCTATGTTTGATTTAAACAATCAATTAGGAGAACCTTTGGTGGGCAGAAAATATACTATTTACATGTATCCTATAAGTCAGATTGAATTTAACAAATACGAAAACTATAAAATAACTACGGAAAAATTAGAAGAACGTTTATTATTTGGAGGTTATCCTGAATTGATTCACATCAATGACTGGAGAGACAAGCAAGAATATCTTCAGGAAATTATTAATGATTATCTTTTAAAAGATATTTTGATCTTTCAAAACATAAAGAAAGCAGACAAAATTTACAATTTATTACGATTATTGGCTTTCCAAATTGGCAATGAAGTTTCTTTAAATGAGTTGGGCAATCAGCTACAAATTTCTAAAAATACCGTTGAAAATTATTTGGATTTATTAACCAAGGTTTTTGTAATTTTTAAAGTGGAAGGTTTTAGCAAAAATTTACGAAAAGAAGTTACAAAATCGAGCAAGTGGTATTTTTATGATGTTGGTATAAGAAATGCAATCATAAAAAACTTTACTATTTTACAGAATAGAAATGATGTTGGCCAACTTTGGGAAAACTATCTTATTGTAGAGCGAATGAAAAAGCAGGAATACCAAAGAATCTCTAGAAATAATTATTTCTGGCGAACTTACGACCAGCAAGAATTAGATTGGTTGGAAGAAAAAGCAGACGATTTATGTGCGTACGAATTTAAATGGTCTGCAAGAAAAAAAGTAAAAATACCAACTGCTTTTAGGAAAGCTTATACTAATGCGAATTTTGAGGTAATTAGTAAAGACAATTATTTGGATTTTATCACTTAA
- the argS gene encoding arginine--tRNA ligase, which translates to MNIQKTIETKVKEGFLALYNIEIPTVDFQPTRKEFEGDITVVVFPLLRYKKGNPVAIGEDLGKYLVENIEEITNFNVVKGFLNLVVDDAFYLNFFNSIYKDSNFGFVSQKADEKAIMVEYSSPNTNKPLHLGHVRNNLLGYAVAEIIKASGKKVYKTQIINDRGIHICKSMLAWQKFGEGETPESTGLKGDKLVGNYYVKFDQEYKKEIGNLVASGISEEEAKKQAPIILEAQEMLLKWEAGDEAVVSLWKEMNSWVYKGFDITYKNMGVNFDTLYFESDTYLLGKDVVAQGLEKGVFFKKEDGSVWCDLTDDGLDEKIVLRSDGTAVYMTQDIGTAIQRVKDFPDVGGMVYTVGNEQDYHFQVLFLILKKLGFDWAKQLHHLSYGMVDLPSGKMKSREGTVVDADDLMTEMSETAKEISEELGKLDGYSDEEKTALYKTIGLGALKYFVLKVDPKKRILFDPKSSVDFQGNTGPFMQYTYARIQSIIRKADFDYSNPVVVTLHEKEKELLKQLALYPETIQLAAANYSPAIIANYTYDLVKEFNSFYQNVSILGEDDQNKKIFRVQLADKVAETIKSAFSLLGIEVPERM; encoded by the coding sequence ATGAACATTCAAAAAACTATAGAAACCAAAGTAAAAGAAGGTTTTTTAGCTTTATACAATATAGAAATTCCAACTGTAGATTTCCAACCCACTCGTAAAGAATTTGAAGGAGATATTACTGTGGTTGTGTTTCCTTTATTACGTTATAAAAAAGGCAATCCTGTTGCTATAGGTGAAGATTTAGGAAAGTATTTAGTAGAAAATATTGAAGAAATAACAAATTTTAATGTTGTAAAAGGCTTTTTGAATTTAGTGGTTGATGATGCTTTTTATCTCAACTTTTTCAATTCAATATATAAAGATTCCAATTTTGGTTTTGTTTCGCAAAAAGCGGATGAAAAAGCAATAATGGTAGAATATTCATCTCCAAACACCAACAAACCATTGCATTTAGGGCATGTTCGTAATAATTTATTGGGATATGCTGTTGCAGAAATCATCAAAGCATCAGGTAAAAAAGTATATAAAACTCAAATTATAAACGATAGAGGAATTCATATTTGTAAATCGATGTTGGCTTGGCAAAAATTTGGCGAAGGAGAAACTCCAGAATCTACAGGTTTAAAAGGCGATAAATTGGTTGGGAATTATTATGTGAAATTCGACCAAGAATATAAAAAAGAAATTGGCAACTTAGTTGCATCTGGCATTTCTGAAGAAGAAGCAAAAAAACAAGCGCCAATTATTTTAGAAGCACAAGAAATGCTTTTAAAATGGGAAGCTGGAGACGAAGCTGTTGTATCACTTTGGAAAGAAATGAACTCTTGGGTGTATAAAGGTTTTGACATCACTTATAAAAATATGGGTGTTAATTTTGATACGCTTTATTTTGAGAGTGATACGTATTTATTAGGAAAAGATGTAGTTGCCCAAGGATTAGAAAAAGGTGTTTTCTTTAAAAAAGAAGATGGTTCTGTTTGGTGCGATTTAACAGATGATGGTTTGGACGAGAAAATCGTTTTACGTTCAGATGGTACAGCTGTCTACATGACCCAAGATATTGGAACTGCCATTCAACGTGTAAAAGATTTTCCTGATGTTGGAGGAATGGTGTATACTGTTGGTAATGAGCAAGATTATCATTTTCAAGTGTTGTTTTTAATCTTAAAGAAACTAGGTTTTGATTGGGCAAAACAATTGCATCATTTAAGTTATGGAATGGTAGATTTACCTTCTGGGAAAATGAAATCGAGAGAAGGAACTGTAGTAGATGCAGATGATTTAATGACAGAAATGTCTGAAACTGCTAAAGAAATTTCAGAGGAATTAGGGAAACTAGATGGATATTCTGATGAAGAAAAAACAGCATTGTATAAAACAATTGGTTTAGGAGCTTTAAAATATTTTGTTTTAAAAGTAGATCCTAAAAAGAGAATTTTGTTTGACCCAAAAAGTTCTGTAGATTTTCAAGGAAATACGGGTCCTTTTATGCAATATACGTATGCTAGAATTCAGTCGATTATCAGAAAAGCAGATTTTGATTATTCGAATCCTGTTGTTGTAACATTACACGAAAAAGAGAAGGAATTATTAAAACAATTAGCATTATATCCTGAAACAATTCAATTAGCTGCTGCAAATTATTCGCCAGCAATTATTGCGAATTACACGTATGATTTGGTAAAAGAATTCAACTCTTTTTATCAAAATGTATCTATTTTAGGAGAAGATGATCAAAATAAAAAAATATTTAGAGTGCAATTAGCAGATAAAGTTGCTGAAACTATAAAATCGGCTTTTTCTTTGTTAGGAATTGAAGTTCCTGAAAGAATGTAA
- the lpdA gene encoding dihydrolipoyl dehydrogenase, whose amino-acid sequence MKYDIIIIGSGPGGYVTGIRASQLGFKVAIVEKESLGGICLNWGCIPTKALLKSAQVYDYLKHVDQYGLKAESIDKDFDAVIKRSRGVADGMSKGVAFLMKKNKIDIINGFGKVKTGKKVDVTAEDGKVTEYSADNIIIATGSRSRELPNLPQDGVKVIEYRKAMTLPSQPKSMIVVGSGAIGVEFAHFYNTMGTEVTIVEFQPNLVPVEDIDISKQFERSVKKAGINVMTSSEVLSVDTSGEGVVATVKTKKGEETLKADILLSAVGIKSNIENIGLEDVGIIVDRDKILVDKYYQTNIPGYYAIGDVVPGQALAHVASAEGITCVEKLAGLHTEPIDYGNVPGCTYATPEIASVGMTEAKAKEAGYELKVGKFPFSASGKAKAAGTPDGFVKVIFDAKYGEWLGCHMIGAGVTDMIAEAVLGRKLETTGHEVLKTIHPHPTMSEAVMEAVADAYDEVIHL is encoded by the coding sequence ATGAAATACGACATCATTATTATTGGATCTGGACCTGGAGGATATGTAACTGGAATTAGAGCATCTCAATTAGGCTTTAAAGTTGCGATTGTAGAAAAAGAATCTTTAGGAGGTATTTGCCTAAACTGGGGCTGTATACCAACAAAAGCTTTATTAAAATCTGCACAAGTGTATGATTATTTAAAACATGTGGATCAATATGGTTTAAAAGCAGAATCTATTGATAAAGATTTTGATGCCGTAATTAAACGAAGCAGAGGTGTTGCAGATGGAATGAGCAAAGGTGTTGCTTTTTTAATGAAGAAAAATAAAATTGATATTATTAACGGTTTTGGGAAAGTAAAAACTGGTAAAAAAGTTGATGTTACTGCAGAAGATGGTAAAGTAACAGAATATAGTGCAGATAATATAATTATTGCTACTGGTTCAAGATCTAGAGAATTACCAAATTTACCACAAGATGGTGTAAAAGTAATTGAATACAGAAAAGCAATGACATTGCCAAGTCAGCCAAAATCTATGATTGTTGTAGGTTCTGGAGCTATTGGTGTTGAGTTTGCACATTTTTATAATACAATGGGTACAGAAGTAACCATTGTAGAATTTCAACCAAATTTAGTTCCTGTAGAAGATATTGATATTTCAAAACAATTTGAACGTTCAGTAAAAAAAGCAGGAATTAATGTAATGACAAGTTCAGAAGTTTTATCTGTAGATACTTCTGGAGAAGGTGTTGTTGCTACTGTAAAAACTAAAAAAGGCGAAGAAACTTTAAAAGCAGATATTTTATTATCGGCAGTTGGTATTAAGTCAAACATCGAAAACATTGGTTTAGAAGATGTTGGAATTATTGTTGACAGAGATAAAATCTTAGTTGATAAATATTATCAAACAAATATACCTGGTTATTATGCTATTGGAGATGTTGTTCCTGGACAAGCTTTAGCACACGTTGCTTCTGCAGAAGGAATTACTTGCGTAGAAAAATTAGCAGGTTTGCATACAGAACCAATTGATTATGGTAACGTTCCTGGTTGTACCTATGCAACTCCAGAAATAGCTTCTGTAGGTATGACAGAGGCAAAAGCAAAAGAAGCTGGTTACGAATTAAAGGTTGGTAAATTCCCTTTTTCTGCATCAGGAAAAGCAAAAGCAGCTGGAACTCCAGATGGTTTTGTAAAAGTGATTTTTGATGCAAAATATGGTGAGTGGTTAGGATGCCATATGATTGGTGCTGGAGTTACAGATATGATTGCAGAAGCAGTACTTGGTCGTAAACTAGAAACCACTGGTCATGAAGTGCTAAAAACAATACACCCTCACCCAACAATGAGTGAAGCTGTAATGGAAGCAGTTGCTGATGCCTATGATGAAGTAATTCATCTATAA